From Pantoea sp. Ep11b, the proteins below share one genomic window:
- the gapA gene encoding glyceraldehyde-3-phosphate dehydrogenase, whose translation MTIKVGINGFGRIGRIVFRAAQKRSDIEIVAINDLLDADYMAYMLKYDSTHGRFDGTVEVQDGALVVNGKKIRVTAEKDPANLKWDEVGVDVVAEATGIFLTDETARKHITAGAKKVVLTGPSKDDTPMFVRGANFDKYEGQDIVSNASCTTNCLAPLAKVINDKFGIVEGLMTTVHATTATQKTVDGPSHKDWRGGRGASQNIIPSSTGAAKAVGKVLPELNGKLTGMAFRVPTPNVSVVDLTVRLEKAASYKEICAAIKAAAEGEMKDVLGYVEDDVVSTDFNGEVLTSVFDAKAGIALNDNFVKLVSWYDNETGYSNKVLDLIALVSAK comes from the coding sequence ATGACTATCAAAGTAGGTATCAACGGTTTTGGCCGTATCGGTCGCATCGTTTTCCGTGCTGCTCAGAAACGTTCTGACATCGAAATCGTTGCTATCAACGACCTGCTGGACGCGGATTACATGGCGTACATGCTGAAGTATGACTCTACTCACGGTCGTTTCGACGGCACCGTAGAAGTTCAGGATGGCGCACTGGTTGTGAACGGTAAGAAAATCCGTGTTACCGCTGAGAAAGATCCAGCCAACCTGAAGTGGGATGAAGTGGGCGTTGACGTTGTTGCTGAAGCAACCGGTATCTTCCTGACCGACGAAACCGCGCGTAAACACATCACCGCAGGTGCCAAGAAAGTCGTTCTGACCGGTCCATCTAAAGATGACACCCCAATGTTTGTTCGTGGTGCAAACTTCGACAAATATGAAGGCCAGGATATCGTTTCTAACGCATCCTGCACCACTAACTGCCTGGCTCCACTGGCAAAAGTAATCAACGACAAGTTTGGTATCGTTGAAGGTCTGATGACCACTGTTCACGCGACCACCGCAACGCAGAAAACCGTTGATGGCCCGTCTCACAAAGACTGGCGCGGCGGCCGCGGCGCATCGCAGAACATCATCCCTTCATCAACCGGCGCAGCGAAAGCAGTAGGTAAAGTCCTGCCAGAGCTGAACGGCAAGCTGACCGGTATGGCTTTCCGCGTTCCTACTCCTAACGTTTCCGTTGTTGACCTGACCGTGCGTCTGGAAAAAGCGGCCTCTTACAAAGAGATCTGTGCAGCTATCAAAGCAGCAGCAGAAGGCGAGATGAAAGACGTGCTGGGCTATGTTGAAGATGACGTGGTTTCCACCGACTTCAACGGCGAAGTACTGACTTCCGTATTTGATGCTAAAGCAGGTATCGCGCTGAACGACAACTTTGTGAAACTGGTTTCCTGGTACGACAACGAAACTGGCTACTCAAACAAAGTTCTCGACCTGATTGCACTGGTTTCTGCTAAATAA
- a CDS encoding NAD(P)H nitroreductase produces the protein MDALELLVNRRSASRLTEPAPAGDALENILRAGMRAPDHGTLQPWRFIIVEGEGRDRMSQLLEQAARDQQLDEKGINKASQSPFRAPMIITVVAHCEAHHKVPRWEQIASASCAVMAMQMAAVAQGFNGIWRSGIWTEDERVRQGFGCREQDAIVGFLYLGTPQLKSSTTVLPPDTAPFVRYF, from the coding sequence ATGGACGCACTGGAGTTACTGGTCAACCGACGTTCGGCTTCACGCCTGACGGAACCGGCCCCGGCGGGCGACGCACTGGAGAATATCCTGCGGGCAGGTATGCGCGCCCCGGACCACGGCACGCTGCAACCCTGGCGTTTTATTATTGTCGAGGGCGAAGGACGCGATCGGATGAGCCAGCTGCTGGAGCAGGCCGCACGCGATCAACAGCTGGATGAGAAGGGGATTAACAAGGCGAGTCAGTCGCCGTTCCGCGCGCCCATGATAATCACGGTCGTGGCCCATTGCGAAGCGCACCACAAAGTGCCGCGCTGGGAACAGATTGCCTCTGCCAGTTGTGCCGTTATGGCCATGCAGATGGCGGCGGTCGCTCAGGGCTTTAACGGTATCTGGCGCAGCGGTATCTGGACCGAGGATGAGCGGGTACGACAGGGGTTCGGTTGCCGCGAACAGGATGCCATTGTCGGCTTCCTCTATCTCGGGACCCCGCAACTGAAATCCAGCACCACGGTTCTTCCGCCCGACACCGCGCCGTTCGTTCGTTACTTCTGA
- the msrB gene encoding peptide-methionine (R)-S-oxide reductase MsrB, with translation MAKDTAPEAKIAQLTEMQRYVTQHRGTEPPYSGALLHNKQEGIYHCLVCEAPLFLSETKYDSGCGWPSFYQPVSDDAIRYIEDNSHGMQRVEIRCGSCDAHLGHVFPDGPQPTGERYCVNSASLNFTDEQGVQTKG, from the coding sequence ATGGCTAAAGACACCGCACCCGAAGCAAAAATTGCGCAGCTGACCGAAATGCAGCGTTACGTGACTCAGCATCGCGGAACGGAACCGCCTTACAGCGGCGCACTGCTGCACAACAAGCAGGAAGGGATCTATCACTGCCTGGTCTGCGAGGCGCCTCTGTTCCTCTCAGAAACCAAATATGATTCAGGCTGTGGCTGGCCGAGCTTTTACCAGCCGGTCAGTGACGATGCGATTCGCTATATCGAAGATAACTCCCATGGCATGCAGCGCGTCGAAATCCGCTGTGGCAGCTGTGATGCGCATCTGGGGCATGTTTTCCCGGACGGTCCGCAACCGACCGGCGAGCGCTACTGTGTCAACTCCGCCTCGCTGAATTTCACCGATGAGCAAGGCGTTCAGACCAAAGGGTAA
- a CDS encoding aldo/keto reductase, whose product MRNTINFAGFDALPVIGQGTWYMGETASQRAAEITALQAGIDCGLRLIDTAEMYADGGAEEVVGEALRGRREQALLVSKVYPWNAGEVDAIDACERSLRRLQTDYLDLYLLHWRGNIPLEETLRAMERLQQQGKIRYWGVSNFDNEDMAELWDEPDGNQCATNQVLYHLASRGIESDLLPACQQRGMPVMAYCPLAQAGRLRESLFSNPCLTQIAQQKDISVAQLLLAWVVRQQGVIAIPKASSVAHVQDNAAALGVILTDEELASIDRVWPAPQHRVPLDIV is encoded by the coding sequence ATGCGAAACACGATTAATTTTGCCGGATTCGACGCGCTGCCGGTGATTGGGCAGGGCACCTGGTATATGGGCGAAACCGCCTCGCAGCGTGCCGCTGAAATCACGGCATTGCAGGCCGGGATTGATTGCGGACTGCGGCTTATCGATACCGCTGAAATGTATGCGGACGGCGGCGCTGAAGAGGTGGTCGGCGAGGCGCTGCGCGGACGTCGCGAGCAGGCGCTGCTGGTCTCTAAGGTCTATCCGTGGAACGCGGGTGAAGTGGATGCCATCGACGCCTGCGAGCGCAGTCTGCGTCGCCTGCAGACGGATTACCTCGACCTCTATCTGCTGCACTGGCGAGGCAACATTCCACTGGAAGAGACACTGCGCGCCATGGAGCGCCTGCAGCAGCAGGGCAAGATCCGTTACTGGGGCGTCTCGAACTTCGATAATGAGGATATGGCGGAACTGTGGGATGAGCCTGACGGCAATCAGTGCGCGACGAATCAGGTGCTTTATCATCTCGCGTCACGCGGGATTGAGTCTGACCTGTTGCCAGCCTGTCAACAGCGCGGGATGCCGGTCATGGCCTATTGCCCGCTGGCTCAGGCAGGCCGCTTGCGTGAATCGCTGTTTAGCAATCCATGTCTGACGCAGATTGCACAGCAAAAGGACATCAGCGTGGCGCAACTCCTGCTGGCCTGGGTCGTTCGGCAGCAGGGGGTGATCGCCATTCCCAAAGCCAGCTCAGTCGCTCACGTTCAGGACAATGCGGCGGCACTGGGGGTGATACTGACGGATGAGGAGCTGGCCAGCATCGATCGTGTCTGGCCAGCACCGCAGCACAGGGTGCCGCTGGATATAGTTTAG
- the xthA gene encoding exodeoxyribonuclease III, which produces MKFVSFNINGLRARPHQLQALVEQHQPDVIGLQETKVHDDMFPLEEVSKLGYHVFYHGQKGHYGVALLTKAQPVSVSRGFPGDDEEAQRRLITAELPSPIGDITVINGYFPQGESRDHPTKFPAKEKFYRDLQRLLTEDLPADKPVLIMGDMNISSTDLDIGIGEESRKRWLRTGKCSFLPEEREWMDRLLGWGLVDTWREQNPAVADRFSWFDYRSKGFDDNRGLRIDLLLASKNLAAHCVESGIDYEIRRMEKPSDHAPVWSTFRF; this is translated from the coding sequence ATGAAATTTGTTTCATTTAACATCAACGGCTTGCGTGCCCGTCCGCATCAGCTTCAGGCGCTCGTCGAACAGCATCAGCCCGATGTTATCGGTCTGCAGGAAACCAAAGTCCATGACGACATGTTCCCGCTGGAAGAGGTATCAAAGCTCGGCTATCACGTCTTCTATCACGGGCAGAAGGGCCACTACGGCGTCGCGTTGCTGACCAAAGCGCAGCCAGTCTCTGTCAGCCGTGGCTTCCCGGGTGATGACGAGGAGGCCCAGCGCCGCCTGATCACCGCTGAACTTCCCAGCCCGATAGGCGATATCACGGTCATCAACGGCTACTTCCCGCAGGGTGAAAGTCGCGACCACCCCACCAAGTTCCCTGCCAAAGAGAAGTTCTACCGCGATCTGCAGCGTCTGCTGACCGAGGATCTGCCTGCCGATAAGCCGGTGCTGATTATGGGGGATATGAATATCAGCAGCACCGACCTGGATATCGGTATCGGTGAGGAGAGCCGCAAGCGCTGGCTGCGCACCGGCAAGTGCTCTTTCCTGCCGGAAGAGCGTGAGTGGATGGACCGTTTGCTGGGCTGGGGTCTGGTGGATACGTGGCGTGAGCAGAATCCGGCGGTCGCCGATCGCTTCTCCTGGTTCGACTACCGGTCTAAAGGCTTCGATGACAACCGCGGACTGCGCATCGACCTGCTGCTGGCCAGCAAAAACCTGGCCGCGCACTGCGTGGAGAGCGGCATCGACTATGAGATCCGGCGCATGGAGAAGCCGTCTGACCACGCGCCTGTCTGGTCAACTTTCCGCTTTTAA
- a CDS encoding DNA topoisomerase III, with protein MRLFIAEKPSLGRAIADVLPKPHRRGEGFIACGNDQIVTWCVGHLLEQAQPDSYDSRYARWSLADLPIIPEKWRLQPRPSVVKQLKVVEGLLAQATEVVHAGDPDREGQLLVDEVLDYLNLSAEKRSKVQRCLINDLNPQAVDRAVNRLRENREFIPLCVSALARARADWLYGINMTRAWTLLGRNAGYDGVLSVGRVQTPVLGLVVRRDEEIENFVPKDYFEVKAHIVTPEGVRFVASWIPSEACEPWQDEEGRLLKRALADHVVARITGQPAIVSAYSDKRENEVAPLPFSLSSLQIEAAKRYGLSAQTVLDTCQRLYETHKLITYPRSDSRYLPEEHFAGRHAVLKAIQSHQSALTPPADFDADRRNRCWDDKKVDAHHAIIPTARSGAVKLTENEQQIYALVARQYLMQFCPDAVFRKCVIDLDIAGGKFVAKARFLAEAGWRALLGNKERDEENDGMPLPVVAKGDELLCERGEVVAKQTQPPRPFTDATILSAMTGIARFVQDKELKKVLRATDGLGTEATRAGIIELLFRRSFLVKKGRYIHSTEAGRALIHSLPDLAARPDMTAQWESTLTRISEKACRYDDFMQPLVQTLTGLIQQARQQPAAHAFRGLPSTGQKRPVRKTRRKVKETE; from the coding sequence ATGCGTTTGTTTATTGCGGAAAAACCGAGCCTTGGGCGTGCTATTGCAGATGTGCTGCCAAAACCGCATCGACGCGGTGAGGGCTTTATTGCCTGCGGTAACGATCAGATTGTCACCTGGTGTGTGGGGCATCTTCTGGAGCAGGCGCAACCTGACAGTTATGACAGCCGTTATGCGCGCTGGTCGCTGGCCGATCTGCCGATCATCCCGGAGAAATGGCGGCTACAGCCGCGCCCTTCAGTGGTAAAACAGCTGAAAGTGGTCGAAGGATTACTGGCGCAGGCCACGGAAGTGGTACATGCCGGTGACCCGGATCGGGAAGGGCAGTTGCTGGTGGATGAGGTGCTCGACTACCTGAATCTGTCGGCTGAAAAGCGCAGCAAGGTGCAGCGCTGTCTGATCAACGATCTCAACCCGCAGGCGGTGGACCGGGCCGTTAACCGGCTGCGTGAAAACCGCGAGTTCATACCGCTCTGCGTCTCTGCGCTGGCGCGAGCCCGAGCAGACTGGCTCTACGGCATCAATATGACCCGCGCCTGGACATTGCTGGGCCGCAATGCGGGCTATGACGGGGTGCTGTCGGTGGGACGTGTTCAGACGCCAGTGCTGGGACTGGTGGTGCGGCGCGATGAAGAGATCGAGAACTTCGTGCCAAAAGATTACTTTGAAGTGAAAGCGCATATCGTGACGCCGGAGGGTGTCCGGTTTGTCGCCAGCTGGATCCCCAGCGAAGCCTGTGAACCCTGGCAGGATGAAGAGGGTCGTCTGCTGAAACGGGCGCTGGCCGACCATGTGGTGGCGCGCATTACCGGCCAGCCTGCGATCGTCTCTGCCTACAGCGATAAGCGGGAAAATGAGGTGGCGCCGCTGCCATTCTCGCTGTCCAGCCTGCAGATTGAGGCGGCAAAACGCTACGGACTTAGCGCGCAGACGGTGCTGGATACCTGTCAGCGCCTGTATGAAACCCACAAACTGATCACCTATCCGCGTTCGGACAGCCGCTATCTGCCGGAAGAGCATTTTGCCGGCCGTCATGCGGTGTTAAAGGCGATTCAGTCGCACCAGTCTGCCCTAACACCGCCAGCCGATTTCGATGCCGATCGCCGGAACCGCTGCTGGGATGATAAAAAGGTGGATGCCCACCACGCCATTATTCCGACCGCCCGATCCGGCGCGGTAAAACTCACCGAAAACGAACAGCAGATTTATGCGCTGGTGGCGCGGCAGTATCTGATGCAGTTCTGCCCGGATGCGGTGTTCCGCAAATGTGTCATCGATCTTGATATCGCGGGCGGAAAATTCGTGGCGAAAGCGCGTTTTCTGGCGGAGGCGGGCTGGCGCGCGCTGCTGGGCAACAAAGAGCGGGATGAGGAGAACGATGGGATGCCGCTGCCGGTGGTGGCCAAAGGGGATGAGCTCTTGTGCGAGCGGGGTGAAGTAGTGGCGAAGCAGACTCAGCCGCCGCGGCCGTTTACCGACGCCACCATTCTCTCTGCGATGACCGGCATCGCGCGTTTCGTTCAGGATAAAGAATTAAAGAAAGTGCTGCGTGCGACCGATGGTTTAGGAACGGAAGCCACACGCGCGGGGATCATCGAACTCCTGTTTCGTCGTAGCTTCCTGGTGAAAAAGGGGCGTTATATCCACTCAACTGAGGCCGGACGCGCCCTGATTCACTCCCTGCCCGATCTGGCAGCGCGTCCCGATATGACGGCGCAGTGGGAATCGACACTGACGCGCATCAGTGAAAAGGCGTGCCGCTATGATGATTTTATGCAGCCGCTGGTTCAGACCCTGACCGGCCTGATTCAGCAGGCGCGACAGCAGCCTGCGGCGCATGCATTTCGGGGATTACCGTCCACCGGACAGAAACGTCCGGTGCGCAAAACCAGGCGTAAAGTAAAGGAGACGGAATGA
- a CDS encoding YnjH family protein, producing MRRYSVLVVVALSLASGLAQANGRYQSMPPGNNGTNTDVVVDLPPEAWTQAERRQPDCLRCCIFENRNYTEGAVVKSEGVLLQCARDEQSLGTNNLIWKIVK from the coding sequence ATGAGGCGTTATTCAGTTTTAGTGGTCGTGGCCCTGTCGCTGGCGAGCGGGCTGGCGCAGGCTAACGGCCGTTATCAGTCGATGCCACCAGGTAATAATGGGACGAACACGGATGTGGTGGTGGATCTGCCGCCGGAAGCCTGGACGCAGGCAGAGCGTCGTCAGCCGGACTGTCTGCGCTGCTGCATCTTCGAAAACCGTAACTATACAGAAGGCGCGGTGGTGAAATCGGAAGGCGTGTTGCTGCAGTGTGCCCGTGATGAGCAATCGCTGGGTACCAACAATCTGATCTGGAAGATTGTGAAATAA
- a CDS encoding D-hexose-6-phosphate mutarotase yields the protein MQDKLFSLPVVTQISPYLSQRQAGDLPTIVVSHPRVRAAITLQGAHLIAWQPSGEKPVLWLSDRSLFAPGKAIRGGVPICWPWFGPAGEPAHGFARTQPWKLTAHDENEEGVMLTLVLESNPQTLKLWPYDFTLIARFRLGQHCEIELEAYGDFEATAALHSYFTVSDIQGVEVSGLGDSFIDKVNDGQVGSSDGRQRYPGRVDRIFTAPQDCTVINDTEGQRQIEVYHHHHSDVVTWNPGVELSCSMADMANEGYKTMVCVETARISKPLRSAGEKPARLATTFRLKKKAAASDKAGS from the coding sequence ATGCAAGACAAACTGTTTTCTCTGCCGGTGGTCACGCAGATCTCCCCTTACCTTTCGCAGCGTCAGGCTGGCGACCTGCCGACGATTGTGGTGAGCCATCCCAGGGTCCGGGCAGCCATTACGCTGCAGGGCGCGCATCTCATCGCCTGGCAGCCCAGCGGTGAAAAACCGGTGCTCTGGCTGAGCGACAGGAGCCTGTTCGCGCCGGGTAAGGCAATTCGCGGCGGAGTGCCAATCTGCTGGCCGTGGTTTGGCCCGGCAGGTGAACCAGCGCACGGCTTTGCCCGCACCCAGCCGTGGAAACTGACGGCTCACGATGAAAATGAAGAGGGTGTGATGCTGACGCTGGTGCTGGAGAGCAATCCCCAGACCCTGAAACTCTGGCCGTATGATTTCACCCTGATTGCCCGCTTCCGTCTGGGTCAGCATTGCGAAATCGAGCTGGAAGCCTATGGCGACTTCGAAGCGACAGCGGCGCTGCACAGCTACTTCACCGTCAGCGATATTCAGGGCGTTGAGGTCTCCGGGCTGGGCGACAGCTTCATCGATAAAGTCAATGATGGGCAGGTGGGCAGCAGCGACGGCAGACAGCGTTATCCGGGCAGAGTTGACCGCATCTTTACCGCTCCGCAGGATTGCACCGTCATCAATGACACCGAGGGTCAGCGCCAGATCGAAGTTTACCATCATCATCACAGTGACGTTGTCACCTGGAACCCGGGTGTGGAGCTCTCCTGCAGCATGGCCGACATGGCAAATGAAGGCTATAAAACTATGGTCTGTGTGGAAACCGCGCGTATCAGCAAGCCGTTGCGTAGTGCGGGTGAAAAACCGGCCCGGCTGGCCACCACCTTCCGCCTGAAGAAGAAAGCCGCAGCCAGCGATAAAGCAGGCAGCTAA
- the sppA gene encoding signal peptide peptidase SppA, with product MRTLWRIIAGLFRWSWRVLNFIREFILNIFLIFLIVIGVGIWLQVSGSGGSSAPIQQGALKVDLSGVLVDKPSVSNRLSKIGRQLLGASSDRLQENSLFDVVDAIRQAKDDSNIKGMVLDLREFAGGDQPSLQYVGKALREFRDSGKPIYALGDSYSQAQYYLASYATRIYLSPQGTVDLHGFATNGLYYKTLLEKLKVTSHVFRVGTYKSAVEPFLRDDMSPAARDADSRWIGQLWQNYLNTVAANRQITPEQLFPGAAAIIAGLNAVNGDTAQYALDNKLVDVLGSRASADQALIKTFGLDKQSNDYRSVSIYDYPVKQAATQQDGNIAVVMASGAIMDGEETPGNVGGDTTAAQIRDARLDPKIKAIILRVNSPGGSVTASEAIREELAAAQAAGKPIVVSMGGMAASGGYWISTPASYIVANPSTLTGSIGIFGVINTLENSLDSIGVHTDGVATSPLADISTTKALPPEVQQLMQLTIENGYRNFVGLVAKSRHKTPEQIDAIAQGHVWTGSDAKANGLVDALGDFDDAVKKAGELAKVSKPQLSWYQDDPSFLDMMLGQMNASVQAILPDTLKAWLPAPMLDVMSAMKAQPGFSDHLNDPQNRYAFCLNCGEVR from the coding sequence ATGCGCACATTGTGGCGAATAATTGCAGGTCTGTTCCGCTGGAGCTGGCGGGTACTGAATTTTATCAGGGAATTCATTCTGAATATCTTCCTGATTTTTTTGATTGTGATAGGTGTCGGGATCTGGCTGCAGGTCAGCGGTTCCGGCGGCAGTTCAGCGCCGATTCAGCAGGGCGCGCTGAAGGTTGACCTCAGTGGTGTGCTGGTCGATAAACCCTCGGTCAGCAATCGCCTGAGTAAAATCGGTCGTCAGCTGCTGGGTGCCAGCAGCGACCGTCTGCAGGAAAATTCGCTGTTTGATGTGGTCGATGCGATCCGTCAGGCCAAAGATGACAGCAATATCAAAGGTATGGTGCTCGACCTGCGTGAGTTTGCCGGTGGCGATCAGCCATCGCTGCAATACGTTGGCAAGGCGCTGCGTGAATTCCGCGACAGCGGCAAGCCGATTTATGCCCTGGGCGACAGCTACAGCCAGGCGCAGTACTATCTTGCCAGCTACGCTACCCGCATCTATCTGTCGCCGCAGGGCACGGTCGATCTGCACGGTTTCGCCACCAACGGCCTCTACTACAAGACGCTGCTGGAGAAGCTGAAAGTCACCTCGCACGTCTTCCGCGTCGGCACATACAAGTCGGCGGTAGAGCCTTTCCTGCGTGACGATATGTCTCCGGCTGCACGGGATGCCGACAGCCGCTGGATCGGTCAGCTCTGGCAGAACTACCTGAATACGGTCGCGGCTAACCGCCAGATTACGCCGGAGCAGCTCTTCCCGGGCGCGGCGGCGATCATTGCCGGACTGAACGCGGTAAATGGGGATACGGCGCAGTATGCGCTGGATAACAAGCTGGTCGATGTGCTGGGGTCGCGTGCGTCGGCCGATCAGGCGCTTATCAAGACTTTTGGCCTGGATAAGCAGAGCAACGATTATCGCAGCGTCAGCATCTATGACTATCCGGTGAAACAGGCCGCCACGCAGCAGGATGGCAACATCGCGGTGGTGATGGCCAGCGGTGCCATCATGGATGGCGAAGAGACGCCGGGCAATGTCGGTGGCGACACCACGGCGGCACAGATCCGCGACGCGCGTCTCGATCCTAAGATCAAGGCGATTATTCTGCGCGTCAACAGCCCGGGCGGCAGCGTCACCGCGTCGGAAGCCATCCGCGAAGAGCTGGCGGCGGCGCAGGCAGCAGGCAAGCCTATCGTGGTGTCGATGGGCGGGATGGCCGCCTCCGGCGGTTACTGGATCTCCACGCCCGCCAGCTACATTGTGGCAAACCCCAGCACGCTGACCGGTTCGATTGGTATCTTTGGCGTGATCAATACGCTGGAGAACAGCCTGGACAGCATTGGTGTTCACACCGATGGTGTGGCGACCTCGCCGCTGGCGGATATCTCCACCACCAAAGCCCTGCCGCCGGAAGTTCAGCAGCTGATGCAGCTGACCATCGAAAATGGTTATCGCAACTTTGTCGGCCTGGTAGCGAAATCGCGTCATAAAACGCCGGAGCAGATTGATGCGATCGCGCAGGGCCACGTCTGGACCGGCAGCGATGCCAAAGCCAACGGTCTGGTCGATGCGCTGGGTGACTTCGATGATGCCGTGAAGAAAGCGGGCGAGCTGGCGAAAGTAAGTAAGCCACAGCTGAGCTGGTATCAGGATGACCCGAGCTTCCTGGATATGATGCTGGGTCAGATGAACGCCTCTGTACAGGCTATTCTGCCGGATACGCTGAAAGCCTGGCTGCCTGCACCGATGCTGGATGTGATGAGCGCGATGAAAGCGCAGCCGGGTTTCTCAGATCATCTGAACGATCCTCAGAACCGTTACGCCTTCTGCCTGAACTGCGGCGAAGTGCGATAA
- the pncA gene encoding bifunctional nicotinamidase/pyrazinamidase produces the protein MKRALIIIDIQNDFCPGGPMAVHEGDHTVEVANRYARMFHEQGECVLALQDWHPANHGSFASVSGEPVYTLGELNGLAQIWWPDHGVQGSAGADFHPGLDRSLFDATFHKGQDQDVDSYSAFFDNGHRRKTELDSWLRERGITHLVMLGLATDYCVKYSVLDALELGYHVEVVKEGCRGVNLNPEDSEIAFAQMTAQGAILI, from the coding sequence ATGAAGCGGGCTCTTATCATTATTGATATTCAGAACGATTTCTGCCCGGGCGGCCCGATGGCTGTCCATGAGGGGGACCACACCGTTGAGGTGGCGAATCGTTACGCGCGGATGTTCCATGAGCAGGGTGAGTGCGTGCTGGCCTTACAGGACTGGCATCCGGCCAATCACGGCAGCTTTGCCTCCGTCTCCGGCGAGCCGGTCTACACGCTGGGCGAATTAAACGGTCTGGCTCAGATCTGGTGGCCCGATCATGGCGTTCAGGGATCGGCTGGCGCAGATTTCCATCCGGGTCTGGATCGCTCGCTGTTTGATGCCACGTTCCATAAAGGTCAGGATCAGGATGTCGACAGCTACAGTGCCTTTTTTGACAATGGCCATCGCCGCAAAACCGAGCTGGACAGCTGGCTGCGCGAGCGCGGGATTACCCATCTGGTGATGCTGGGTCTGGCGACCGATTACTGTGTGAAGTACAGCGTGCTGGATGCGCTGGAACTGGGGTATCACGTTGAGGTGGTTAAAGAGGGCTGCCGTGGCGTCAATCTGAATCCGGAAGACAGCGAGATTGCTTTTGCGCAGATGACCGCCCAGGGGGCCATTCTGATCTGA
- the ansA gene encoding asparaginase, whose protein sequence is MQKKNIYVAYTGGTIGMQRSAQGYIPVSGHLQEQLANMPEFHRPEMPDFTIHEYQPLIDSSDMTPQDWQSIAEDIRQNYDRYDGFVILHGTDTMAFTASALSFMLENLAKPVIVTGSQIPLAELRSDGQQNLLNSLYVAANYPINEVSLFFNNTLYRGNRTTKAHADGFNAFASPNLSALLEAGIHIRRLNTPPAPAGQGELKVHTITPQPIGVVTIYPGISADVVRNFLRQPVKALILRSYGVGNAPQNKEFLAELQQASERGIVVVNLTQCISGKVNMGGYATGNALEHAGVISGFDLTVEAALTKLHFLLSQDLSADQIRAKMQQNLRGELTED, encoded by the coding sequence ATGCAAAAGAAAAACATCTACGTAGCCTACACGGGCGGGACCATCGGTATGCAGCGTTCGGCGCAGGGCTATATTCCGGTCTCCGGACATCTGCAGGAGCAGCTGGCAAACATGCCAGAGTTCCATCGCCCCGAGATGCCTGATTTCACCATTCATGAATATCAGCCGCTGATCGACTCCTCCGATATGACGCCGCAGGACTGGCAGTCCATCGCCGAAGATATCCGGCAGAATTACGATCGCTATGATGGCTTTGTGATTCTGCACGGCACTGACACCATGGCGTTTACCGCTTCTGCGCTCTCTTTTATGCTGGAAAACCTGGCCAAGCCGGTGATCGTGACCGGTTCGCAGATCCCCCTGGCGGAGCTGCGCTCAGACGGTCAGCAGAATCTGCTGAACTCCCTCTATGTCGCTGCCAATTACCCGATCAACGAAGTGTCGCTGTTCTTCAACAACACGCTCTATCGCGGTAACCGGACCACCAAGGCGCACGCCGACGGCTTCAACGCCTTCGCTTCCCCTAACCTCTCCGCACTGCTGGAAGCGGGCATTCATATTCGCCGCCTGAATACGCCGCCCGCCCCGGCCGGCCAGGGTGAGCTGAAAGTGCATACCATTACGCCACAGCCGATCGGTGTCGTCACCATCTATCCGGGGATCTCCGCAGATGTCGTGCGTAACTTCCTGCGCCAGCCCGTTAAGGCGCTGATCCTGCGCTCCTATGGCGTCGGCAATGCGCCACAGAACAAAGAGTTTCTGGCGGAACTTCAGCAGGCCAGTGAGCGTGGCATTGTGGTGGTCAACCTGACCCAGTGTATCTCTGGCAAAGTGAACATGGGCGGATATGCCACCGGCAATGCGCTGGAACATGCCGGGGTGATCAGCGGATTTGATCTGACGGTGGAAGCCGCGCTGACCAAGCTACACTTTTTACTGAGTCAGGATCTCTCTGCCGATCAAATTCGCGCGAAGATGCAGCAGAACCTGCGTGGCGAACTGACTGAAGACTGA
- a CDS encoding YeaC family protein: MKEQLEAMLASMTPEVYQRLATAVEIGKWPDGVALTQEQRDNCLQLVMMWQARHNDTPQHMTIGKGGEMVMKSKKELKEEFGIDSDVTRIHLH; this comes from the coding sequence ATGAAGGAGCAACTCGAAGCAATGCTTGCGTCGATGACGCCGGAAGTTTACCAGCGGCTGGCCACGGCGGTTGAGATTGGTAAATGGCCGGATGGCGTGGCCCTGACGCAGGAGCAGCGCGACAACTGCCTGCAGCTGGTGATGATGTGGCAGGCCAGGCACAACGATACGCCCCAGCATATGACTATTGGCAAGGGCGGTGAGATGGTCATGAAGTCGAAAAAAGAGCTGAAGGAAGAGTTCGGTATCGACTCCGACGTGACCCGAATCCATCTGCACTGA